Proteins from a single region of Candidatus Margulisiibacteriota bacterium:
- the argC gene encoding N-acetyl-gamma-glutamyl-phosphate reductase — MEKISDRRENLMIRAGIMGAAGYAGIGLVQLLHGHPQAELAWVASEQAHAGKKLSELRPFLNGLCDLICEPPEISGLIDKVDVIFMALPNGLAMKYAPAALEKGKKVIDISADFRIKDLEEYKKWYKIDHASPELVKEAVYALPELYLEQIKKARLIANPGCYPTASILGSYPLLKFGLVDKDSLVFDAKSGVSGAGAALTEITHFPECNENFRAYAVAGHRHNPEIDQELSKACGKTVLTSFVPHLVPMNRGILVTIYGKLLAKKSVDEIHALYRDFYKGAPFVRVLDKGKLPATKYVSSSNFCDINIVVDERAGRVIVLSAIDNLVKGAAGQALQNMNIMFGLDQKAGLDRPPIYP; from the coding sequence ATGGAGAAAATAAGTGATAGAAGGGAAAATCTGATGATAAGGGCAGGGATAATGGGAGCCGCGGGATACGCGGGAATAGGTCTGGTCCAACTTTTGCACGGGCATCCGCAGGCAGAACTGGCCTGGGTTGCAAGCGAGCAGGCCCATGCTGGTAAAAAGTTGTCCGAGTTGCGCCCGTTCCTTAACGGGCTCTGTGATCTGATCTGCGAACCCCCGGAGATCTCCGGGCTGATTGATAAAGTTGATGTCATCTTTATGGCTCTTCCCAACGGCCTTGCGATGAAGTATGCTCCGGCAGCGCTGGAAAAAGGAAAAAAAGTTATCGATATCAGCGCGGACTTTCGCATCAAGGACCTTGAGGAATATAAAAAATGGTACAAAATAGACCATGCCAGCCCGGAACTTGTTAAAGAAGCGGTCTATGCGCTGCCCGAGCTCTACCTCGAGCAGATAAAAAAAGCCCGCCTTATCGCAAACCCGGGCTGCTATCCAACCGCCTCCATACTTGGTTCCTATCCTTTGCTAAAGTTCGGACTTGTTGACAAAGATTCTCTTGTTTTTGACGCAAAATCGGGTGTCTCGGGGGCCGGGGCGGCGCTTACCGAGATAACGCATTTTCCGGAGTGCAACGAGAACTTTAGGGCTTATGCAGTGGCAGGCCACAGGCACAATCCCGAAATAGACCAGGAACTGTCAAAAGCCTGCGGAAAAACGGTGCTAACTTCTTTTGTGCCGCATCTGGTGCCGATGAACCGTGGCATTCTGGTGACAATTTACGGAAAACTCCTTGCCAAGAAGAGCGTTGACGAGATACACGCGCTCTACCGCGACTTTTATAAGGGAGCACCCTTTGTCCGGGTGCTGGACAAGGGCAAACTCCCGGCGACCAAATATGTTTCCTCGTCAAACTTCTGCGATATAAATATTGTTGTTGATGAAAGGGCGGGCAGAGTTATTGTGCTGTCGGCCATAGATAATCTGGTAAAAGGCGCGGCGGGGCAGGCGCTCCAGAACATGAACATCATGTTCGGCCTTGACCAGAAGGCCGGGCTGGACCGTCCCCCCATCTATCCATGA
- the amrA gene encoding AmmeMemoRadiSam system protein A, with the protein MHAIVELAKRTIEAYVKGGRIIDPPEDLSEEMEQRAGVFVSIHKKDGSLRGCIGTFSPTQKNVAEEIIMNAISAAAKDPRFPPITPDELGGLDISVDILSAPVLIKDKKDLDAKKFGVIVKSGYRRGLLLPDLPGVDSPEQQIEICRMKGGIGEKDQVELYRFEVKRYH; encoded by the coding sequence ATGCACGCAATAGTTGAATTAGCAAAAAGAACGATAGAGGCCTATGTTAAAGGCGGCAGGATCATTGATCCGCCCGAGGACCTTTCGGAAGAAATGGAGCAGAGGGCAGGGGTCTTTGTTTCCATACATAAGAAGGACGGCTCTCTGCGCGGCTGCATCGGTACCTTTTCCCCTACCCAGAAAAATGTGGCGGAAGAGATCATCATGAACGCGATCTCGGCTGCCGCAAAAGACCCCAGGTTCCCTCCAATTACCCCGGACGAACTGGGCGGGCTTGACATCTCTGTGGACATTCTCAGCGCTCCGGTTTTAATAAAAGACAAAAAAGACCTTGACGCGAAAAAATTTGGTGTTATTGTTAAGTCAGGATACCGCAGGGGGCTTCTTTTGCCCGACCTGCCGGGAGTTGACAGCCCCGAGCAGCAGATAGAGATTTGCCGCATGAAGGGCGGGATCGGGGAAAAAGACCAGGTTGAATTGTATCGATTTGAGGTTAAGCGGTATCATTGA
- the argJ gene encoding bifunctional glutamate N-acetyltransferase/amino-acid acetyltransferase ArgJ: protein MKQQVISGGICAPEGFLAAGFAAGLKKSGKKDLALIYAKQPCSAAGVFTTNRFKAAPVLVSIENLKKGRARAVVINSGNANACTGKQGIIDAKQMASTAAEALGISKDSVLVASTGIIGRLLPMKKVLGGIWAVSRMIKKAGCSDAAEAILTTDTRKKEIALEVDIDKKNSFKIAGIAKGSGMICPNVACAERSRSATMITVITTDADIDPALLKTALKQAASSSFNMITVDNDMSTNDTVFCLASRLSAKIKKGKTFEAFCAALKEVCLYLAKEMVRDGEGATKLFEVLVKGAATERDAGKIAKAAAGSSLLKCAVYGSDPNWGRVIAAAGYAGVEFDPERVDVHLESIALVKKGRPLPFDAAKAKKLMDQKEMKFTINLNSGSASSSAFGCDLTEGYIDINARYHT from the coding sequence ATGAAACAACAGGTCATCAGCGGCGGTATCTGCGCCCCGGAGGGATTTCTTGCAGCGGGTTTTGCGGCAGGCCTAAAAAAGTCCGGCAAAAAAGACCTCGCTTTGATCTATGCCAAACAGCCTTGCTCCGCGGCCGGGGTTTTTACCACTAACAGGTTCAAGGCAGCGCCCGTACTTGTCTCAATAGAAAACCTAAAAAAGGGCCGCGCCCGTGCTGTCGTCATTAATTCCGGCAATGCCAATGCCTGTACGGGAAAACAGGGCATCATCGACGCAAAGCAGATGGCCTCTACCGCTGCCGAGGCTCTTGGAATTTCCAAGGACAGCGTGCTTGTTGCCTCAACAGGGATAATAGGGCGGCTTCTTCCCATGAAAAAGGTCCTTGGCGGCATCTGGGCGGTGTCGCGCATGATAAAGAAGGCCGGCTGCAGCGATGCGGCGGAGGCAATTCTTACCACCGATACCAGAAAAAAAGAGATAGCCCTTGAGGTTGACATCGATAAAAAGAACAGTTTTAAAATAGCCGGCATAGCAAAAGGCTCCGGGATGATCTGTCCTAATGTGGCTTGCGCTGAGCGGAGTCGAAGCGCCACAATGATCACTGTTATTACCACCGATGCCGATATCGATCCGGCACTGCTTAAAACCGCTCTCAAACAGGCGGCCTCTTCTTCCTTTAATATGATAACCGTCGATAACGACATGAGCACCAACGATACGGTCTTCTGTCTTGCGAGCAGGCTCTCGGCAAAAATAAAAAAAGGAAAAACCTTCGAGGCCTTTTGCGCCGCGCTCAAAGAGGTCTGTCTTTATCTTGCAAAAGAAATGGTAAGGGACGGAGAAGGTGCTACCAAACTGTTCGAGGTCCTGGTAAAGGGCGCGGCAACAGAAAGGGACGCGGGAAAAATAGCAAAAGCCGCGGCCGGCTCCAGCCTTTTAAAGTGCGCCGTCTACGGCAGCGACCCCAACTGGGGCCGTGTAATTGCCGCAGCCGGTTATGCGGGAGTGGAATTTGACCCCGAAAGGGTCGATGTTCACCTTGAGAGCATTGCTCTGGTAAAAAAGGGCAGACCTTTGCCTTTTGACGCCGCAAAGGCAAAAAAACTGATGGACCAGAAAGAAATGAAGTTTACCATAAACTTGAACTCGGGGAGCGCTTCTTCCAGCGCGTTTGGCTGCGACCTTACGGAAGGCTATATTGACATAAACGCGAGGTACCATACCTGA